A part of Legionella sainthelensi genomic DNA contains:
- a CDS encoding lipase family alpha/beta hydrolase, protein MVKTIHKLSRYISLILVISGMMSVASAHAFTSEAKPDLHTHKMRVKPQHSQEIIVLVHGLMRTSLSMWPLKNFLKRKGYAVYIYSYPSHKYSIQEHGTYLNQYIKNLLAKNPGAKINFITHSLGGIITREALSQLSKEQLKNIGSLIMLAPPNQGSKLAKISTKMFPMLTFPIKPLAELSSDQTSYVHHVPVPNIKIGIIAGRYDAKVPPEYARLEGQNDPVIVNSNHTFIMNNTQTRELIMNFLKNGSLQ, encoded by the coding sequence ATGGTCAAAACCATTCACAAACTAAGCCGATATATTTCACTTATTTTGGTAATTAGTGGCATGATGAGTGTGGCTTCAGCTCATGCATTTACCTCTGAAGCCAAACCGGATCTTCATACTCATAAAATGCGGGTTAAGCCACAACACTCTCAGGAAATAATCGTCTTGGTTCATGGTCTCATGCGTACTTCTTTAAGTATGTGGCCCTTAAAAAATTTCTTAAAAAGAAAAGGGTATGCGGTTTACATCTACAGTTATCCTTCGCATAAATACAGCATCCAAGAACATGGAACTTATCTAAATCAGTATATTAAAAATTTATTAGCAAAAAATCCCGGGGCAAAAATTAACTTTATCACTCATAGTCTTGGAGGAATTATTACTCGAGAAGCTCTCTCTCAACTTTCAAAAGAACAATTAAAGAATATTGGTTCTCTTATTATGCTGGCGCCTCCAAATCAAGGTTCAAAATTGGCAAAGATCTCAACCAAAATGTTTCCTATGCTTACTTTTCCAATTAAACCATTAGCTGAGCTTAGCTCAGATCAAACCTCATACGTACATCATGTACCTGTTCCTAACATTAAAATAGGGATTATAGCGGGGCGGTATGATGCGAAAGTACCCCCTGAATATGCACGTCTAGAAGGACAAAATGATCCTGTGATTGTAAATTCCAATCATACTTTTATTATGAACAATACACAAACTCGTGAATTAATCATGAATTTTTTAAAAAATGGGTCATTGCAATGA
- a CDS encoding universal stress protein, producing MYKQIMIAVDGSKASSLALKEAIQLAKNQNSKLCVIHIVDTLYEGDVDREAFVELIRKQGQEVLNSIKKKLSRVKIEFEMKLAELTPSKAQIAEKLVDEASAWSADLIIIGTHGRRGIQHILTGSVAEEVIRIAKIPVLLVKK from the coding sequence ATGTATAAACAGATTATGATTGCTGTTGATGGGAGTAAAGCTTCCTCTTTAGCATTAAAAGAGGCGATTCAACTTGCTAAAAACCAAAATTCTAAACTTTGTGTGATTCACATCGTAGACACCTTATATGAGGGGGATGTAGATCGCGAGGCGTTCGTTGAGTTAATAAGAAAACAAGGACAAGAAGTTTTAAATTCAATAAAGAAAAAACTAAGCCGCGTAAAAATTGAGTTTGAAATGAAACTCGCGGAACTCACTCCTTCTAAAGCACAAATTGCTGAAAAGCTTGTTGATGAAGCATCAGCCTGGTCTGCCGATTTAATCATTATTGGTACTCATGGTCGGCGTGGCATTCAGCATATACTGACCGGGAGTGTTGCTGAAGAAGTAATTCGCATCGCCAAAATCCCCGTATTGTTAGTAAAAAAATAG
- a CDS encoding LirA/MavJ family T4SS effector — protein sequence MPNPIQKKLQEILNNPEGNKTYQRLSENLKENLGAILDFLLNTQLVHKYIQKFASDYEKINAPNNKKTFRFFFTQWGAENGFNLGDTRKNTQGPLRYQHSGDIYKLSKFHLPKEIPYLVGILPSSLFTRVFLGFGYLICDPGSGVAHGKWTHSLQLFMLEEARKNKELKLINCDSIVNLMKEISCHESKGDKIFAPLFDSQTRTDYTRPETLMKAIHDKNLIKSDEMATLRDKLFKHQKKIEQLDGKEKEYEQKFAKNATHYYGFQTEEKTVGFFWGKSKTNTTNLIAPVIEKQSNVEGFQLFANKFLSN from the coding sequence ATGCCAAATCCCATTCAAAAAAAACTTCAAGAAATTTTAAATAACCCCGAGGGAAATAAAACTTATCAACGACTCTCTGAAAATTTAAAAGAAAATCTAGGTGCTATTTTAGATTTTTTATTAAATACGCAACTGGTCCATAAATACATTCAGAAGTTTGCTTCTGATTACGAAAAAATTAATGCCCCGAATAATAAAAAAACTTTTCGTTTCTTCTTTACTCAATGGGGCGCTGAAAATGGTTTTAATCTAGGAGACACCCGAAAAAACACCCAAGGTCCATTGAGATATCAACATTCCGGCGACATTTACAAACTAAGTAAGTTCCATTTGCCTAAAGAAATACCTTACTTAGTAGGCATACTTCCATCTTCTCTCTTTACCCGTGTTTTTTTGGGGTTTGGTTATTTGATTTGTGATCCTGGTTCCGGAGTTGCTCATGGAAAATGGACTCATAGTTTGCAATTATTTATGCTTGAGGAGGCGCGCAAGAATAAGGAGCTAAAGCTGATCAATTGTGATTCTATAGTCAATCTTATGAAAGAAATCAGTTGCCATGAATCTAAGGGTGATAAAATATTTGCGCCCCTTTTTGACTCTCAAACACGAACTGATTACACAAGACCAGAAACCTTGATGAAAGCTATTCATGATAAAAATTTGATTAAAAGTGACGAGATGGCAACTCTTCGTGATAAATTGTTCAAGCATCAGAAAAAAATCGAACAGCTAGATGGAAAAGAAAAAGAATACGAACAAAAATTTGCCAAAAATGCCACACATTATTATGGCTTTCAAACAGAAGAAAAAACTGTAGGTTTTTTTTGGGGTAAATCAAAAACAAATACTACCAATTTAATAGCACCTGTTATTGAAAAGCAAAGCAATGTTGAAGGCTTTCAGCTTTTCGCCAATAAATTTTTATCCAATTAG
- a CDS encoding alpha/beta fold hydrolase, whose amino-acid sequence MPRIKVNDISMYYERHGQGEPIVFIAGFSADHLAWAAIVEYFKEKYQVILFDNRGIGQTDIPDGLYSIDQMANDVADLCTALNIQQAHFVSSSMGGFILQSLAYRYPSLVKSAVIGNSGAKIHTTFNIYLQAQLELMKADAPLKSLIKASCSWCFSYQFLSHPGVLEQLIQIGLDNPFPFTIKGHEGQYSALQQFDSQNWIGQIKVPVLVVTGDQDIIIRDRDSKYLADNIPGARYYCFTECGHLPQLEYPEKFVQIVQEFIETLK is encoded by the coding sequence ATGCCCCGTATTAAAGTGAATGATATTTCTATGTATTATGAACGTCATGGTCAAGGAGAGCCTATTGTTTTTATCGCTGGATTTAGTGCTGATCATCTAGCTTGGGCTGCAATTGTTGAGTACTTTAAAGAAAAATACCAGGTGATTCTATTTGATAATCGTGGTATTGGTCAGACAGATATTCCGGATGGCCTTTATAGTATCGATCAAATGGCAAATGACGTAGCTGATCTATGTACAGCACTCAATATCCAACAAGCCCATTTCGTAAGTAGTTCAATGGGAGGGTTTATACTGCAATCATTAGCGTATCGCTATCCCAGCCTTGTTAAATCTGCAGTAATAGGAAATTCTGGCGCAAAAATACACACCACTTTTAATATTTATCTTCAGGCACAACTTGAACTGATGAAAGCTGATGCGCCTCTTAAATCACTCATTAAAGCTTCATGCAGTTGGTGTTTTTCATATCAATTTCTTTCTCACCCTGGAGTGCTTGAACAGCTCATACAGATTGGTTTGGATAATCCTTTTCCATTTACGATTAAAGGACATGAAGGGCAATATAGTGCTCTTCAACAATTTGATTCACAAAATTGGATAGGACAAATAAAGGTACCTGTTTTAGTCGTGACTGGTGATCAAGATATCATTATTAGGGATCGAGATTCTAAATATCTTGCTGATAATATTCCTGGGGCACGGTATTATTGTTTTACTGAGTGCGGCCATTTACCTCAATTAGAATATCCAGAAAAATTTGTTCAAATTGTTCAAGAGTTTATTGAAACATTAAAATGA
- the phaZ gene encoding polyhydroxyalkanoate depolymerase: MFFNPLDNRYLYNIYDFNMRLLQPYSDYCENLARRFRRVSDNINLPYKIPYTSDDTQNSFRKILEATSSHYRRVAGYAYVFHMITNVYDKPKFDINQIKIDDEYYDIQEEIIDKQSFCNLIRFKKTYADHLNLPKMLLVAPMSGHYATLLRDTVINLLPLYDVYITDWKNARDVPLTEGSFDLDDYIEYMISYFNLLGPNLNVMAVCQPTVPVLAAVALMSTNHSANLPRTAILLGGPIDTSQSPTTVNDLAASRGDDWFQQNVISIVPSRFPGAMRLVYPGFMQLAGFMSMNLQRHMESLQRAVDRYAENQKEAAFKIIKFYLEYFSTMDLTAEFYMQTINTVFQEKLLTTGRYKSRGHNVRLQDIQKTAILAIEGERDDITGVGQTKSVISLCKNLPDSMKKYFLAEEVGHYGLFNGKKFRNIIIPEIHEFTQTYADS, encoded by the coding sequence ATGTTTTTTAATCCTCTTGATAATCGGTATCTTTATAATATCTATGATTTTAATATGCGTTTATTGCAACCCTATTCCGATTATTGTGAAAATTTGGCAAGGCGTTTTCGTAGAGTTTCCGATAACATTAATTTGCCCTATAAAATTCCTTATACCTCCGATGATACGCAAAACTCTTTCCGTAAAATATTAGAAGCAACTTCAAGTCATTATCGTAGAGTAGCAGGTTATGCGTATGTTTTTCATATGATTACTAATGTTTATGACAAGCCTAAATTTGATATTAATCAAATTAAAATTGACGATGAGTATTATGACATTCAAGAAGAAATTATTGACAAGCAAAGCTTCTGTAACCTGATTCGTTTTAAAAAAACATATGCAGACCATTTGAATTTACCTAAAATGCTCCTAGTTGCCCCCATGTCTGGGCATTATGCTACCCTGCTTCGTGATACAGTAATAAACTTACTACCTTTATATGATGTGTATATTACCGATTGGAAAAATGCCCGTGATGTTCCCTTAACTGAAGGATCATTTGATTTAGATGATTATATAGAATATATGATCTCCTATTTTAATTTGTTGGGGCCTAATTTAAATGTAATGGCAGTTTGCCAACCTACAGTCCCTGTTTTAGCTGCAGTTGCATTAATGTCAACTAATCATTCAGCTAACTTACCAAGAACAGCAATATTGCTAGGTGGGCCAATTGATACAAGCCAATCCCCTACTACAGTAAATGATCTAGCTGCATCACGAGGAGATGATTGGTTTCAGCAAAATGTAATTTCCATCGTGCCATCTCGTTTTCCTGGGGCAATGCGACTTGTATACCCTGGGTTTATGCAACTTGCTGGATTTATGAGCATGAATTTGCAACGACATATGGAGTCCCTACAAAGAGCGGTCGACAGATATGCGGAAAATCAAAAAGAAGCTGCATTCAAAATAATCAAATTTTATCTTGAGTATTTTTCAACCATGGACTTGACGGCTGAATTTTACATGCAAACCATTAACACTGTCTTTCAAGAAAAATTATTAACAACAGGCCGCTATAAATCCAGAGGCCATAATGTACGTTTACAAGACATACAAAAAACAGCCATCTTAGCTATTGAAGGTGAGCGAGATGATATAACAGGAGTTGGACAAACAAAATCAGTAATCAGTCTATGTAAAAACTTACCTGACTCCATGAAGAAATATTTTCTTGCTGAAGAAGTTGGACATTACGGACTATTCAATGGCAAAAAATTCCGCAATATTATTATTCCAGAAATTCATGAATTTACTCAAACATACGCTGACTCATAA
- a CDS encoding FUSC family protein: MLTQNALKRKLDYARFVHLAIMFMVAMLIYLFSNIPHKWWVLLTVIVISAGIEPGLIVKRAIFRIGGTFAALLILIPLLYLTQFNYRLIPVIFIVAVIGFSVSSINTNRYDISVFFITLIVFFLLAQTTEINSPEGPFVMMLNRGICTLLGVSIVLIGDYFLFQTYHYSQKLYLFHQMMVYNFFNEVVQQITQTRTHQINSSIFVAKLRTEVIKTCSPIAVSSQNLKLEARVSPQTIKRIDVFQETIWEIRRVLFALSVSEFVLHSPTTTQKHLQRFNTLMNKAKSNFIYT; encoded by the coding sequence ATGCTTACTCAAAATGCATTAAAAAGAAAGCTTGATTACGCGCGATTTGTTCATTTAGCAATTATGTTTATGGTTGCTATGTTGATTTACTTATTTTCGAATATTCCTCATAAATGGTGGGTTTTGCTCACTGTCATCGTCATCAGCGCCGGAATAGAGCCCGGTTTAATTGTTAAAAGAGCCATTTTTCGCATTGGTGGTACTTTTGCTGCTTTGTTGATTTTAATTCCATTGCTTTATTTAACACAGTTTAACTATCGATTAATCCCGGTTATATTCATTGTAGCGGTGATTGGATTTTCTGTATCTTCAATTAATACAAATCGTTATGATATTAGCGTTTTCTTTATTACCCTCATCGTGTTCTTTTTATTAGCCCAGACCACTGAAATAAATTCTCCTGAAGGTCCATTTGTGATGATGTTAAATCGAGGGATATGTACCTTGCTTGGTGTATCTATAGTTTTAATTGGGGATTATTTTTTATTTCAGACCTATCATTATTCACAAAAACTTTATTTATTTCACCAGATGATGGTTTACAATTTTTTTAATGAGGTGGTACAACAAATCACTCAAACCCGTACCCACCAAATTAACTCTTCTATTTTTGTCGCAAAATTACGTACCGAAGTTATAAAAACCTGCTCCCCCATAGCCGTTAGTTCGCAAAATTTAAAATTAGAAGCGAGAGTAAGTCCGCAAACTATAAAGCGAATTGATGTCTTTCAAGAAACAATTTGGGAAATACGCAGGGTCCTTTTTGCATTATCTGTTTCTGAATTTGTATTGCATTCGCCTACAACAACCCAGAAACATTTACAACGCTTCAATACCTTAATGAACAAGGCAAAAAGCAATTTTATTTATACTTAA
- a CDS encoding HlyD family secretion protein, which translates to MKNYIQLRTKIKKKYTRLKRSVTLVNAIIFIGILTTFVYIFSYLFPFTDNAFIVNNVRPVAALTNGYITDLYVQNGDVVKKGQKLFTVFQKPYIYAVEQLTADLASAQAQLAVLKTTYERDLKLSENEQRNYIKLDQDDQKYRQGYRIKSVSLMTLQNSQQETQAAKDKWQAALKQLEIDKNQIEAQENEIKSIAARLKNAKVNLELTNVYAQGNGIIQNLFFTIGTPVNINQPLFSLVDTDNVYIQANFNETDLRDVRKGSKVLIFPRMYLSRKMFHGVVESDYWSANRQLVDNRTQLQNVINENQWILLPQRLPVIIRITDPDPHYPLRVGTSAYVYIKV; encoded by the coding sequence ATGAAAAATTACATTCAATTGCGTACAAAAATCAAAAAAAAGTATACTCGCTTAAAGCGTTCGGTTACCTTAGTTAATGCAATTATTTTTATAGGTATTTTAACGACTTTTGTTTATATTTTTTCTTATTTATTTCCTTTCACCGATAATGCATTTATTGTTAACAATGTACGACCCGTCGCTGCTCTCACTAATGGCTATATTACTGACCTTTACGTCCAAAATGGTGATGTTGTTAAAAAAGGACAAAAGCTTTTTACCGTGTTTCAAAAGCCCTATATCTATGCAGTTGAGCAACTTACAGCGGATTTAGCCAGCGCTCAAGCACAATTGGCTGTATTAAAAACCACTTATGAGCGCGATCTTAAGCTCAGTGAAAACGAGCAAAGAAATTACATTAAGCTTGATCAAGATGATCAAAAATACCGTCAAGGTTATAGAATAAAATCCGTATCTTTAATGACTCTCCAAAATTCGCAACAAGAAACACAAGCAGCAAAAGACAAATGGCAAGCGGCTCTAAAGCAATTAGAAATTGATAAAAATCAAATAGAAGCTCAAGAAAATGAAATTAAATCCATTGCTGCACGATTAAAAAATGCAAAAGTCAATTTAGAGTTGACGAATGTCTATGCGCAAGGGAATGGAATTATCCAAAATTTGTTTTTCACTATTGGAACCCCAGTAAATATTAATCAACCACTTTTTTCTTTAGTAGATACCGATAATGTTTACATACAGGCAAATTTTAATGAAACAGATTTACGGGATGTACGTAAAGGATCAAAAGTTTTAATATTCCCCAGGATGTATCTAAGTAGAAAAATGTTTCATGGGGTAGTGGAATCTGATTATTGGTCTGCTAATCGACAATTAGTAGACAATCGGACTCAATTACAAAATGTCATTAATGAAAATCAATGGATTTTGTTACCACAACGACTTCCGGTCATTATTCGAATCACCGATCCTGATCCTCATTACCCACTTCGCGTTGGAACCAGTGCTTATGTCTATATTAAAGTTTAA
- a CDS encoding TolC family protein produces MLKRISIFLLLIGIVTGCHRNVEQHVSTPLQKFPSSTKAYKPVNNLPYTAWWQQFHDLELNHLIETGLKNNMDVHIAIGNVQQAQGELQQIKLGWIPTLKLFAGYSTNPALGVPGAFYGAWPYYVLNIMQLYTQQKQATYNLQVYQAAVDGVRLALIGQITSAYFTLIAQMEQLRLLQQLDKDLKSLIALSQQDIKIGLVNEIDLAQLQSDEQIIAAQIKPILHNIVFSENALRFLINEIPGRVKNKNNFASLNFTRFKPGSLPATVLNNRPDMKMAEYALKESHIKISVTYSNFFPALQLDDFLGDVSLPHNSFAQSVDTYVNWTITPSVLGNVAASKGAYHAKVAEFEKTVKRILKEVDTDYSANKRMNEQFTAYLQAEEDYRRKYKLQQGLLKTGLISYKDLLQSKIYLDNLALTTNQAKLELAMSLVALYQDLAGGYAYHSKPKK; encoded by the coding sequence ATGCTAAAAAGGATTTCCATCTTCTTATTATTGATTGGAATAGTAACTGGCTGCCATAGAAATGTTGAGCAACACGTTTCTACACCCCTTCAAAAATTTCCTTCCAGTACAAAAGCATATAAACCAGTAAATAACCTGCCTTATACCGCTTGGTGGCAGCAGTTTCATGATTTAGAATTAAATCACTTAATTGAAACTGGCTTAAAGAATAATATGGATGTTCATATCGCCATCGGAAATGTCCAACAAGCTCAAGGAGAATTACAGCAAATCAAGCTCGGTTGGATTCCAACCTTAAAATTATTTGCTGGTTATTCCACTAACCCGGCCTTAGGTGTTCCTGGTGCTTTTTATGGCGCATGGCCTTACTATGTTTTAAATATTATGCAACTTTATACTCAGCAAAAGCAGGCTACGTATAATCTCCAAGTATATCAAGCCGCTGTTGATGGAGTGCGCTTAGCTTTAATTGGTCAAATTACCTCAGCCTATTTCACTTTAATTGCTCAAATGGAACAATTAAGATTGCTGCAGCAACTTGATAAAGATTTAAAATCCTTGATTGCATTGAGTCAACAAGATATCAAGATTGGCTTAGTTAATGAAATTGATTTAGCTCAGTTGCAATCTGATGAACAAATAATTGCAGCGCAAATAAAACCCATTTTGCATAATATTGTATTTAGTGAAAACGCTCTTCGCTTTTTAATTAACGAAATTCCCGGAAGAGTAAAAAATAAGAATAATTTTGCCTCATTAAACTTTACTCGCTTTAAACCAGGAAGCCTACCTGCCACAGTCTTAAATAATCGACCGGATATGAAAATGGCAGAATATGCGTTAAAAGAATCACACATAAAAATCTCTGTTACATACAGTAATTTTTTTCCAGCCTTACAATTAGATGACTTTCTTGGTGACGTTAGCTTACCTCACAATTCTTTTGCACAATCAGTAGATACTTATGTAAATTGGACAATAACACCGAGTGTTTTAGGCAATGTCGCCGCGAGCAAAGGCGCCTATCATGCAAAAGTCGCTGAATTTGAGAAAACAGTAAAACGCATTTTAAAAGAGGTCGATACTGATTATTCTGCTAATAAACGAATGAATGAACAATTTACTGCATATTTACAGGCAGAAGAAGATTATCGCCGCAAATATAAATTACAACAAGGTTTGTTAAAAACAGGATTAATTTCTTATAAAGATTTATTACAAAGTAAGATATATTTGGATAACTTGGCGCTTACAACCAATCAAGCCAAATTAGAACTTGCAATGTCTTTAGTTGCTTTATATCAGGATTTGGCTGGGGGTTATGCTTATCACTCAAAGCCCAAAAAATGA
- a CDS encoding Lrp/AsnC family transcriptional regulator, whose translation MLDILQANCKINNQELAEMVALSPSPCLRRVKLLEDHGYIKKEVALLDPEKIGLKLSVIVLVGLDNHQPNVMSHFEEEIRFLPEVIQCYMITGQSADYLLKVIVPDLNTYQTFLLDKLTRINGVSSVQSSFILRTICETTSLPLNHLD comes from the coding sequence ATACTTGATATTCTTCAAGCAAACTGCAAAATCAACAATCAAGAATTGGCAGAAATGGTGGCACTATCTCCTTCTCCTTGTCTTCGCAGAGTGAAACTACTTGAGGATCATGGCTATATTAAAAAAGAAGTTGCTCTTCTTGATCCAGAAAAAATAGGATTAAAACTATCAGTGATTGTTTTAGTTGGATTAGACAATCATCAACCCAACGTGATGAGCCATTTTGAAGAAGAGATTCGCTTTCTTCCTGAGGTGATTCAATGTTATATGATTACCGGACAATCCGCAGATTATTTATTAAAAGTCATAGTACCGGATCTGAACACTTACCAAACATTTTTATTAGATAAACTTACTCGGATCAATGGTGTATCAAGCGTTCAATCGAGTTTTATATTAAGAACTATTTGCGAAACAACGTCCTTACCTCTAAATCATCTTGATTAA
- a CDS encoding MFS transporter, whose protein sequence is MSTSRVVAWFVWVVASIFYAYQYVLRVMPNIMMDDITSQFHIDATVFGQFSGIYYLGYSLMHLPIGIMLDRFGPRKVMTVCILLPVIGLLPLIFADNWIYPLIGRALIGIGSSAAILGTFKIIRMSFKEQYFSRMLSFSVMIGLIGAVYGGGPVSYLSHTLGYKVVVEIFIVLGLILACITYLIVPEEKPTYHSSVFTNVKTVFSNKKVILLCFFAGLMLGPLEGFSDVWGSGFLKHVYGLEPSVANYLPSMIFIGMCFGSPVLSLIAEKTGYYLGTIITAGITMCLVFVALVAGVLTVSSITICFILVGMCCAYQILAIYKVSTYVPDHLAGLTTAIANMIIMIFGYGFHTVIGMVINAHGGIRDASAFIYGIGVIPITLALGATGILVLAYQDKFGARTSAMKERLSEA, encoded by the coding sequence ATGTCTACTTCCCGCGTTGTAGCCTGGTTTGTTTGGGTTGTTGCCTCGATTTTTTATGCTTATCAATATGTCTTAAGAGTTATGCCCAATATTATGATGGATGATATAACTTCTCAATTTCACATTGATGCAACAGTATTCGGGCAATTTTCTGGTATTTATTATTTAGGTTATTCTTTAATGCATTTACCTATTGGTATTATGCTCGATAGATTTGGGCCCAGGAAAGTGATGACAGTATGTATTTTGCTTCCTGTTATTGGTTTGTTACCACTTATTTTCGCGGACAACTGGATCTATCCCCTTATAGGCAGGGCTTTGATCGGTATAGGATCTTCTGCTGCGATTTTGGGCACGTTTAAAATAATAAGAATGTCGTTTAAAGAACAATATTTTTCTCGTATGCTAAGCTTTTCAGTTATGATTGGCCTAATCGGAGCTGTCTATGGAGGAGGGCCTGTAAGCTATCTTTCTCATACTTTAGGTTATAAAGTGGTTGTTGAAATTTTTATTGTTCTAGGGTTAATACTTGCATGTATTACCTATTTGATTGTTCCAGAAGAAAAACCAACTTACCATTCCTCAGTCTTTACTAATGTGAAAACCGTTTTTTCCAATAAAAAAGTCATCTTGCTTTGTTTTTTTGCGGGGTTAATGCTAGGACCTTTAGAAGGCTTTTCGGATGTATGGGGTTCAGGTTTTTTAAAACATGTATATGGTTTAGAGCCTTCGGTAGCTAATTACTTACCTTCAATGATTTTCATTGGTATGTGCTTTGGATCGCCTGTGTTAAGTTTGATTGCAGAAAAAACAGGATATTACCTAGGCACGATCATTACTGCAGGAATAACGATGTGCTTGGTTTTTGTTGCACTTGTCGCAGGTGTATTAACTGTATCAAGTATAACAATATGCTTTATATTAGTAGGTATGTGTTGTGCTTATCAGATTTTGGCTATTTATAAAGTGTCTACGTATGTTCCTGATCATCTTGCTGGTTTGACTACTGCCATTGCGAATATGATCATTATGATTTTTGGCTATGGTTTTCATACAGTTATTGGTATGGTCATTAATGCCCATGGCGGGATTCGTGATGCAAGTGCTTTTATTTACGGAATAGGAGTTATTCCAATAACATTAGCTCTAGGTGCTACAGGTATACTTGTCTTGGCGTATCAGGACAAATTTGGGGCAAGAACATCAGCAATGAAAGAGCGTCTAAGCGAAGCTTAG